The following proteins are co-located in the Deinococcus metallilatus genome:
- a CDS encoding ABC transporter substrate-binding protein, whose translation MKKMLLTGVLLALSGAGAVKVGVLLPLSGASSVSGQAAKNGYLLALDEINKAGGVLGQPLELDFADDGSAPAKAVPEFVRLVTVDKVDFMAGGVSSATSIAISGPAKQYNTFMAWIGAAAVPVEDAFAGYPYFFHYHPWSYYNFEAILDYFKYLKRSKGAKNIAIAYEDGPFGSAGIDQTVALFKKAGFNVVMAEKFKTGSGNFGPLVSKAKAAKPDIFYWVGYDTDALPLATEIKQQNLNVGLIYGTPPSWPVGFEKNPLSDNIAGLSLWLPSSPQAESRKFVAAYKQKFGNVTEEYFAPLAYVNLKTLAAAINRAGSTDKDKVAAELAKTNVPTPFGPLTFSKSLKTQYQGFKAGNWLHFQFLGDSRVPVYPIKFAQKPMVWSK comes from the coding sequence ATGAAAAAGATGCTACTGACGGGCGTTCTGCTCGCGCTCTCCGGCGCGGGCGCGGTGAAGGTGGGCGTGCTGCTTCCGCTCTCGGGGGCGAGCAGCGTGTCGGGGCAGGCGGCCAAGAACGGCTATCTGCTGGCGCTGGACGAGATCAACAAGGCGGGGGGCGTGCTGGGCCAGCCGCTGGAACTGGACTTCGCGGACGACGGTTCGGCGCCCGCCAAGGCCGTGCCCGAGTTCGTGCGGCTGGTGACGGTGGACAAGGTGGACTTCATGGCAGGTGGCGTGAGCAGCGCGACCTCCATCGCGATCAGCGGCCCGGCCAAGCAGTACAACACCTTCATGGCCTGGATCGGCGCGGCGGCGGTCCCGGTCGAGGACGCCTTCGCGGGCTATCCGTACTTCTTCCACTACCACCCCTGGTCGTACTACAACTTCGAGGCGATTCTCGATTACTTCAAGTACCTCAAGCGCAGCAAGGGCGCGAAGAACATCGCCATCGCCTACGAGGACGGCCCCTTTGGCAGTGCGGGCATCGACCAGACGGTTGCCCTCTTCAAGAAGGCGGGCTTCAACGTCGTGATGGCCGAGAAGTTCAAGACCGGCAGCGGGAACTTCGGGCCGCTGGTCAGCAAGGCGAAGGCCGCCAAGCCCGACATCTTCTACTGGGTGGGCTACGACACCGACGCGCTGCCGCTGGCCACCGAGATCAAGCAGCAGAACCTGAATGTGGGCCTGATCTACGGCACGCCGCCCTCCTGGCCGGTGGGCTTCGAGAAGAACCCGCTTTCGGACAACATCGCGGGTCTGAGCCTGTGGCTCCCCTCCAGCCCGCAGGCCGAGAGCCGCAAGTTCGTCGCCGCCTACAAGCAGAAGTTCGGCAACGTGACCGAGGAATACTTCGCGCCGCTCGCCTACGTGAACCTCAAGACGCTCGCCGCCGCCATCAACCGCGCGGGCAGCACCGACAAGGACAAGGTGGCGGCCGAACTCGCCAAGACGAACGTGCCCACGCCTTTCGGCCCCCTCACCTTCAGCAAGAGCCTCAAGACGCAGTACCAGGGCTTCAAGGCCGGGAACTGGCTGCACTTCCAATTCCTCGGCGACAGCCGCGTGCCGGTGTATCCGATCAAGTTCGCGCAGAAGCCGATGGTGTGGAGCAAGTAG
- a CDS encoding branched-chain amino acid ABC transporter permease yields MELFLQTLLNGLLQSGLYALVASGLALAVGVVGIVNFAHGEFLMIGAFLAWGASAYLGVDPLLSLPLVAVAVFAVGALTYRVSIRHVLLAPELNQMLLTFGLGILLQNLALMLLGGNTRTVTTPYQGSSISLGELSVGGRS; encoded by the coding sequence ATGGAACTCTTTTTGCAAACGCTGCTGAACGGTCTGCTGCAAAGCGGCCTGTATGCGCTGGTGGCGTCGGGGCTGGCGCTGGCGGTCGGCGTGGTCGGCATCGTGAACTTCGCGCACGGCGAGTTCCTGATGATCGGCGCGTTTCTGGCCTGGGGGGCGAGCGCCTACCTGGGCGTGGACCCGCTGCTCTCGCTGCCGCTGGTGGCGGTCGCCGTGTTCGCGGTGGGCGCGCTCACGTACCGGGTGAGCATCCGGCACGTGCTGCTGGCCCCCGAACTCAACCAGATGCTGCTGACCTTCGGCCTCGGCATCCTGCTGCAAAACCTGGCGCTGATGCTGCTGGGCGGCAACACGCGCACGGTCACGACGCCCTACCAGGGCAGCTCGATCAGTTTGGGGGAACTCAGCGTGGGGGGCCGAAGCTGA